The genomic stretch CGGCCCGCCGCCGACGACCGCGACCGTGAGCAACTTCTCCCGCTCCCGATCGTCGTCGACGACCTCGGCGCGCTCGAACGCATGCAGCACGCTGCGGCGGATGCGGATCGCATCGTCGATGGTCTTCAGACCGGAGGCGAAGGCCGCCCAAGATCGGTTGCCGAAGTAGCTGGTGCGGTTGCCGACGGCGAGCACGAGCAGGTCGAACGCCGACGGCCGACCGTCGACCGTCAACGTGCGCCGCTCGAAGTCCGCATCCGTGACGGTGCCCATGAGCACGGTCACATCGGGACGCTTGCGAACGAGGGCGCGTATGGGCTCGGCGATGTCCGGCGCGGACAACCCCGCCGTCGCGACCTGATAGAGGAGGGGCTGGAAGAGATGGTGGTTGGTCCGATCGACCACCGTGATTCGTGCGAGGTCGCGCGGAAACGCTTTGACGAACGCAAGACCGCCGAAGCCTGCGCCGAGGACCACGACATGCGGGCGTGCTCGCTGTTCGCTGCTCGACGCGAGAGTGTTCACTCGGTGTCTCTGTCTCCGCTCGTCTCTCGGCACGAATCGGCGCAGGCACGGCAAGCGTCGACGCAGGCCTGCATGTCGCCGAGGCGTTCGCAGTCTTGGGCGCACGATTCGCAGACGTCCGCGCAGAGGGAGCACACGAACACGTGTCGCGGCGAACCCCGGACCATGAAATCCGCCGCAGTCCTGCAGATGTCGGCGCAATCGAGCATCAAGGTGACGTGAGCGGGACGAACGTGTTCGCCTCCGCGTTCCAGACAGTGACCGGACGCCATGCGCAGGCAGACGTCGTGGCAGGTGGAGCAATGTTCGATGCAGCGTTCGAGTGCCGCAGTGGAATCGCGTGTATCGGTCGTCTTCATTTCGGGTGCCATGGTAGCGCGACGATGACGTTTCGGCATCGGGCCGAGACCGATCGCGTGGGACGGGTCGGAACCCGACTCGGGGAAGGACCCCATGTCGTTTCGAGAGTCCGCTTCGATGGACGGGGAAGCCGGTCGGACTCAAGATGGATGCGTCGATTGACGACCCGCGCCGGGCGAGAAGCGTACCCGGAGGGCGGATACACCCGCTTCGCCGAACCGTCCGAAAACGCCATGCCGAATACGACATCACCGAAACACCGCGCGCCGTCCCGCGTCGCTCTGATCGCCTTTTCACTCCTCGTCGCGACTGCGTGCGAGCGCCGGCCTTCGGTCGGTCCGAGCACCACGGCCGGAAACCCCGCGGACGTGCCGGCGGACGGAGTCGTGGCGGACGGGGAGGTGATGCGCCTCGCGGTGGCGGAGCTCACTCCCGTGGGAGACAGTGGCGTGCGAGGCACGGTGACCTTCACCCCGGCACCGGGTGGAATCCTCGTGACGGCCGAGATCAGCGGGCTCACTCCCGGCGAACACGGCATGCATATACACGAGCACGGGGATTGTTCCGCGCCAGACGCGAGTTCGGCCGGTGGGCACTTCAATCCCACCGATGCGCCCCACGCCGGTCGCGATGCGGATCGCCGACACGTCGGCGATCTCGGCAACGTGCGCGCCGGTGAAGGGGGACGCGCTCAGCTCGACTACGTCGACACGCATTTGGCACTCGATGGTCCGAACTCGATCGTGGGGCGTTCGGTGATCGTCCACGCGCGGGCGGACGATCTCGCCACGCAACCGTCAGGCGATTCCGGAGACCGGATCGCATGCGGCGTGATTCGCATGCCATGAGCACGGGGTCGGCCACGCCGTTGGGTGCGAATTGCGCGGAGCCGATGCACCGCAACGTGCGTCTCGCACGACTTCACGTGCGACTGCGGATCGCGCTGACCAACTGCGCCTTGTTCATGCCACTACGACCGGCGATCCGAAGGCTCTTCGCGCGGTTGTAGAGTTCGTCGCGCGTGCGCTCGTCGAGTGGAAGATTCGGGTTGCCGGTCCCTTGGGTGCGTCGCTGCGGAGTGCGTCCCGCCTTGCGACGATGCTTGTTCACCGTACGGGCGGCCAGCTCGGCGGCGCGGGTCTCGGTCGATCCGTGTTCGATCGCGGATTCCTTGATGTGGTCGTAGCGTCGCTCGTCCTTTCGATTCCATTTCGGCATGCGTGGTGCGAGCGTGTCGTGTGCCGACGGCGAGGGGGAATCTTCGATGGGGTCGGCAACGGAAGCGAAAGCGGACGCGCCCCGCAGGGACGATCGGGCCGTGACCCGATCGTCGCGACGTGATTGCCGGGTTACAGTTCCGTTCTCTCGAAGACGAGTCACGCGCCTCGGCGCGGTTACCGAATTCTTCGTCTCGTGGCGCTCCGAGGATGCGGCCGCGTGAGAGCTCGAGAGCCCGACAACCTGCACCATCATGACGAATTCCCAGAGCACACGAGAGGACGCCGCAGCGCGCTTCTTCGGCAAGGTACGCGAGATCGAGATCGGCGTGCTCACGACCGTCGGACTCGACGGGACGTTGCACGGCCGACCGATGGTCACTCGATTCGAGGGCACCACGAAGGATCTGCTCTTTTACGTGTCCGATCCTTCCCTGAAGACCGCAGAAGTGGAGGCGGACAGGCAAGTGTCCGTGAGCTACGTCGACATCGCCGATCAATGGTACGGCGTGGCGAGAGGGCGGGCGAAGGTCGAGCACGACGAGAGCTTGTTGCGTCGCCTGTGGACGCCTTCGATTTCGGCTTGGTTTCCCAAAGGGCCGGACGATCCCGACCTCGCGCTACTGAGGGTGAAGATCACCGGAGCGGAGTATTGGGATGCACCATCCGCGACCATGATCGAAATACTCGCAGCCGTACAGGCCGGTCGCGACGACCTGCCGCCGATGCAAACCGGCGAGCACCGCAAGCTGTGAAGAAACCGAGGCACGAATCCATGCTTGTCACTTCCGAATCCGGTCGCACGCCTCGTGCGGGGACCGCGCAACCAGCCGAACTCCGGACTCGTGGCGAGGGATCGGCGCACGCTCCGTCGGGCGTGGCCGTCGAACCGCGGCCGCCGTTTCCGCGTCAACATCAGTCGGGTGCGGGATCCGAAGTGGACCTCGAGCCGCGCCCGCGGTATCAGGCGGAGCACTACAAGGCGGCCGACAAGCTGGCGGGAAAAGTCGCGCTGGTCACCGGAGGTGATTCGGGCATCGGTCGTGCCGTCGCCGTGTTGTTCGCACGCGAAGGTGCGGACGTCGCCGTCACGTATCTACCCGAGGAAGAGGAAGACGCTCGGCACACCCGTGAGGCGGTCGAACGCGAAGGTCGCAGGTGCTTGGCGTTGGCGGGAAATCTGGTCGATGCCGACTTCTGTCGCGATGCCGTGCGGCGGACCGTTTCCCAGTTGGGCCGGCTCGACGTGCTCGTCTCCAATGCGGCGCACCAAAATCGCAAGGCGAGTCTGCGGGAGGTCTCGGACGAGGAGTTCGACGAAACGTTCAAGACCAACATGTACGCGTACTTCCGGCTGGCGCGCGAGGCGATCGAGCACTTGCCGCGTGGGGGCGCGATCATCGCCACGAGTTCGGAGACGGGCATCATGGGTAATCCTTCGCTACCGGACTACTCGGCTACGAAGGGCGCGATCAACGCCTTCACGAAAGCACTCGCCCTGCAGTTGATCGAGCGGGGCATCCGCGTGAACGCCGTCGCACCGGGTCCGGTGTGGACGCCGTTGAATCCATCCGACGCCGGAATGGATGCGAAGAAGGTGAGCGAGTTCGGTTCGGGAAACCCGATGGGTCGGCCCGCTCAGCCGGAGGAACTCGCGCCCGCCTACGTCTTCCTCGCTTCCGAGGCGGACTCCTCGTTCATCACCGGCATCGTACTTCAGGTGATGGGCGGAGAGACCACGGGAGGCTGAACTCTCCAACTGCACATCTCATGGGCTACATCTTCGCCATCGCCATCCTCGCCGTCGGTGTTTTCGTCGTCCTCGCCGTCGTTTCCGGACGCGGCAAGGGTGGGGGCGCGGGACGACTTCGGCATCGTAAACCGGTCGAGTTCCGGGAGCCTGCGTCCGACGAGCCGACGCCTGGTGCATCGGACACCGCGACGAGCCGGCAGATCGGCAACGCGCAGCGCAAGGTGCCACCGGCATGAGCGGCCCGTCGATTTCCGGCCGTCACCAAGAAACGGATACGACCGCGGTGGCGCCCGTTCGAAGCTTCGCTCCCGGGTTGTTGTCGTGACCGGGAGCGGTCGGCGCGTAGTGGCTGCTGCGTGATCGGGCGATCCGTGTTGCCGGATCACGGACGTGGCCGCAGAGGAGACGCACTGGACCCGCCGCCGACCGCAAGGAGGAAACACGATGAAGGCCGTGTGTTGGACCGGCGCCAAGTCGATCGCTCGCCGACGTCGGCCCGGTGAAGGTCGAATCGGATCTGCGCGACGAACAAGTGTTGTTTCTCTCCGACGTGTTTCCGACCGGATGCATGGCCGCGCAGAACTGCGACATCGTGCCCGGTCGGAGTGTCGTCGCCGTGTGGGGCTGCGGTCCCGTGGGGCCATTCGCGATCCGCAGCGCGTTGCTTTCGGGTGCGAGCAAGGTGATCGCGATCGATCGTGTCCCGGAGCGGCTTCGGAGGGCGCGGGAGGCAGGAGCGGAGAATCGTGCGCGACGACGCGAACGACGTGCAGAAACGGCTACGCGGGCTTCATCGACAGAGTGCCGTTCGGCGCGACGTTCGGCAAGAGTTTGAACATGTGCATGGGGCAGACGCACGTGCAGCGTTACCTCGCCTCCTTGCTCGTCATGATCGAGATAGGAGGATCGATCCATCCTTCATCGTGGCTCATCGTTTTCTTCTCTCGCAGGGCGCGGAAGCGTATTCACTGTTTTCCGACAGAAGCGACGGCTGCGTGAAAGTGGTGCTCGATCCGTCGGCTCGAGCAGGTCGCACCGCGGGCGAAGCAGCCGCTCTTGTCGAGCGCCTGCTTCAGAGCAGGTACTCGGACGGTGGCGGTCCCTTGCCGGGAAAAAAGTCCGTCGTCGTGCCTTCGGGTTCCAAGTCGTCGAAGATCATTCGCGCTTGCTCGTCGAACGAAGGAGCGTTGCCGCGGCGCGAGGCACGGCGGGTGGAATGGACGGCTAGAGCGACGGCGGAGAGTGCGAACAGACCGAGCAGTGAATATACGAGCGAGAGCATGCGCCAAGATAGAGCCACTCGGGTACTTTCGGGCATCGGGTGTCGACCCGCTCTCCTCCGGGAGCGTGGCCCCGTGACGGGTATGGGTTGCCTCAAAGACGGTCGGACGACTTGCGTGACGAGACGTCCTTCGTGTCCTCGTGGTTCGTCTTGCAGGCGAACTCTGTTCGTGCGCACGCAGGGCATTCGGGAACCGTGGCGCCGGCTCTCAATATGATCGGCCAGTCGCACGCGACGCAGTGGAGCGTTCGCGACTCGAGCATCAGTTCGCCGGTGTGGACGGACTTCATGAAGTG from Opitutales bacterium ASA1 encodes the following:
- a CDS encoding pyridoxamine 5'-phosphate oxidase family protein: MTNSQSTREDAAARFFGKVREIEIGVLTTVGLDGTLHGRPMVTRFEGTTKDLLFYVSDPSLKTAEVEADRQVSVSYVDIADQWYGVARGRAKVEHDESLLRRLWTPSISAWFPKGPDDPDLALLRVKITGAEYWDAPSATMIEILAAVQAGRDDLPPMQTGEHRKL
- a CDS encoding SDR family oxidoreductase; translated protein: MDLEPRPRYQAEHYKAADKLAGKVALVTGGDSGIGRAVAVLFAREGADVAVTYLPEEEEDARHTREAVEREGRRCLALAGNLVDADFCRDAVRRTVSQLGRLDVLVSNAAHQNRKASLREVSDEEFDETFKTNMYAYFRLAREAIEHLPRGGAIIATSSETGIMGNPSLPDYSATKGAINAFTKALALQLIERGIRVNAVAPGPVWTPLNPSDAGMDAKKVSEFGSGNPMGRPAQPEELAPAYVFLASEADSSFITGIVLQVMGGETTGG